GAGTTGCAGAAATAAAATGCAAGGACAAACCAATAACAGCCCCTAAAAAGATAGCGATAAAAACGCTTTTCGACAGAGAATCGCTTTTTTGATTAATTCTGAATATTGCCCATGCGAAAACCAAAAAAAGTGCGATATACGCGAGCGTAATAACCATTTTAAGCCTCTTGCCTCATTCAGCACCTGAAATGCCGGAAAGAGTTAATGTAAACCTATAGCTCAGGCTGAGTTATAGAACCGCAGCGGATTATAAAGAGCGAAACAGCAGGTATCCATACAAAAAATGTGGTTCTTGCATCACTGACGGGCAGCTACAAGTGCCTATTAATTAAATAGCCATTTTCTATACATCTTTTCGCTTTTGACCTGTCAGAACGGTTAACCTTATAAAAAGCATTCAATATCAAAAGGTTAACCCAATTTATCTCTGCCCGGTAAGCTGACGCGCAGGGTCTATGCTTAATAAAAGGTATCCAGTATGGCCCTTTACGTGAAAGCCCCTGCTGTTAAGGGGTTGAAGTGATAATCATTATCACTAACATGCTGTTATATCCTGCTGATTAAAAACGTGAGGTAACCCTATGGAATTGCATTCAGGAACGTTTAATCCGGAAGATTTCGCCTGGCGAGGGCTAACGTTAACACCTGCGGCGGCAGCGCACATTCGTGAACTGGTGGCAAAGCAGCCTGGTATGTTGGGCGTGCGATTAAGCGTCAAACAGACGGGATGCGCCGGGTTTGGCTATGTTCTGGATGCCGTCAGTGAGCCGGATAAAGACGATCTGGTCTTTGAAGCTGAAGGCGCCAGGCTCTTTGCGCCGTTACAGGCGATGCCTTTTATTGACGGAACAGAAGTGGATTATGTGCAGGAAGGGCTGAACCAGTTATTTAAATTTCATAACCCCAGGGCCCAGAACGAATGCGGCTGCGGCGAAAGTTTTGGGGTATAGGCGGAACTATGTCTCGTAATACTGAAGCAACGGAAGAGGTCGGCATCTGGACGGGCGGGCGTCTTAATTATAAAGAGGGATTTTTCACGCAATTACCTACTGATGAACTGGAAAAAGGCATCAGCGAAGAGGTAGTGCGGGCGATTTCCGCAAAACGCAACGAACCTGAGTGGATGCTGGAATTTCGTCTCAACGCTTATAACGCCTGGCTGGAAATGGATGAGCCACACTGGTTGAAGGCGCACTACGATAAGTTGAACTATCAGGACTACAGTTATTACTCTGCGCCGTCATGCGGGAGCTGCGATGATAGCTGCGTTGCGCAACCGGGCGCCGTACAGCAAACGGGCGCAAACGCCTTTTTGAGCAAAGAGGTTGAAGAGGCTTTCGAGCAGCTTGGCGTTCCGGTTCGCGAAGGGAAAGAAGTGGCTGTAGATGCGATTTTCGACTCCGTATCTGTGGCGACCACATATCGTGAAAAACTGGCGGAACAGGGCATTATTTTCTGCTCTTTCGGTGAGGCGATACAAGACCACCCTGATCTGGTCAGGAAGTACCTTGGTACAGTCGTCCCGGCGAACGATAACTTTTTTGCCGCGCTGAATGCGGCGGTTGCCTCTGACGGGACGTTTATTTATGTCCCCAAAGGTGTGCGTTGCCCAATGGAGTTATCCACCTATTTTCGTATTAACGCCGAAAAAACCGGTCAGTTTGAGCGCACTATTCTGGTGGCGGATGAAGGCAGCTACGTGAGCTATATCGAAGGATGTTCTGCGCCCGTACGCGACAGTTACCAACTTCATGCCGCGGTCGTGGAAGTTATTATTCATAAAGACGCTGAAGTGAAATATTCCACCGTACAAAACTGGTTTCCTGGCGACAACAATACAGGCGGTATTCTGAATTTTGTGACTAAGCGTGCGCTGTGCGAAGGGGAAAACAGCAAAATGTCATGGACTCAGTCGGAAACCGGTTCAGCGATCACCTGGAAATACCCGAGCTGTATTCTTCGTGGTGATAATTCTATTGGCGAGTTTTATTCTGTCGCACTGACCAGTGGACATCAGCAGGCCGATACCGGCACGAAAATGATCCATATCGGTAAAAATACACGCTCAACGATCATCTCAAAAGGTATCTCCGCCGGGTATAGCCAGAATAGCTACCGTGGGCTGGTAAAAATTATGCCGACGGCCACCAACGCCCGGAATTTCACACAGTGCGACTCCATGTTGATTGGCGCGGACTGCGGCGCGCATACGTTCCCGTACGTTGAATGCCGTAATAACAGCGCGCAACTGGAGCATGAGGCGACCACATCACGCATCGGCGAAGATCAGCTTTTCTATTGCCTGCAACGCGGCATCAGCGAAGAAGACGCTATTTCGATGATCGTCAACGGTTTCTGTAAAGATGTTTTCTCGGAACTGCCGCTGGAGTTCGCCGTTGAAGCGCAAAAACTGCTGGCGATTAGCCTTGAGCACAGCGTCGGTTAATGATGAAGGAAAACCTATGTTAAGCATCAAAGATTTACAGGTCAGTGTGGAAGAAAAAGCGATTTTGCGTGGCCTGAATCTGGAGATTCGCCCCGGCGAAGTTCACGCCATTATGGGGCCGAACGGTTCCGGAAAAAGCACGCTCTCCGCCACGCTGGCGGGACGTGAAGATTATGAGGTCACCGGCGGCTCGGTTACGTTCAAAGGTAAAGATCTGCTTGAACTGTCGCCGGAGGAACGGGCGGGCGAAGGGATTTTTATGGCCTTCCAGTACCCGGTAGAAATCCCCGGCGTCAGTAACCAGTTTTTCCTGCAAACTGCGCTGAATGCCGTGCGCGCCTGGCGTGGGCAGGCGTCGCTGGACCGTTTTGATTTTCAGGACTTGATGGAAGAAAAGATCGCCTTGCTGAACATGCCGGAAGATTTGCTGACCCGTTCAGTGAACGTTGGTTTTTCCGGCGGGGAGAAAAAGCGCAATGACATTTTGCAAATGGCGGTGCTGGAGCCGGAATTGTGCATTCTTGATGAGTCTGACTCCGGGCTGGATATCGATGCGCTGAAAATTGTCGCGGAGGGTGTCAACGCGCTGCGTGACGATAAACGCGCTTTTATTATCGTGACCCACTATCAGCGCATACTGGACTACATCAAACCTGATTACGTCCATGTCCTCTATCAGGGGCGAATTGTCCGATCCGGCGATTTTACTCTGGTCAAACAACTGGAGGAGCAGGGTTATGGCTGGCTTACCGAACAGCAATAAGGCGTTGCAACAATGGCAGCAGCTTTTTGAAGAACAAGGTGAAAGCCGTACGGAGCAGGCAAGACAACATTTACAACAGATGCTGCGCCTGGGATTACCAACGCGCAAGCACGAAGACTGGAAATACACACCGCTTGACGGCTTAATCCAGAATCAGTTTATCCGTCAGTTTACGGCCATTAGCAGCGCACAGCGTGATGCGCTGGCGCTACAAATCGATGCCGTACGGCTGGTGTTTGTCGACGGACAGTTTATGCCTGAACTCAGCGACAATACGCAAAGTAGCGGATTTAAGGTTAGCGTCAAAGATGAGCGTCAGATGCTTGCCGAGCCGGTGCAGCCGGAGGTTTTTCTGCATCTCACAGAAAGCCTGGCACAACGTGTAACGTACATTCAGGTAGCGCGAAATCAGCGTCCGGCTAAGCCCCTCCTGTTAATGCACATCACCCAGGGCGTGGATGGAGACGAACTGAACACCGCACACTATCGTCATCATCTGGAACTGGCAGAAGGCGCGGAGGCGACGGTAATTGAGCATTATGTCAGCTTTGATGAAGCAAACCATTTCACTGGCGCGCGGATGACGATGCAGGTCGCAGCAAATGCGCAACTGCGCCATATCAAACTGGTGTTTGAAAATGCGTCCAGCTACCATTTTGCGCATAATGATCTTTTGTTGGCGGCAGACGCTCAGGCATTTAGCCACAGTTTTCTGTTGGGCGCCACGGTGCTACGCCACCATACCAGCAGCCGGCTAAATGGCGAAAATGCGACGCTTCGCCTTAATAGTCTGGCGATGCCGATAAAAAACGAAGTGTGCGATACGCGGACCTGGCTGGAGCATAACAAAGGCTATTGTAACAGCCGCCAGTTACATAAAACCATTGTCAGCGATAAAGGGCGAGCGGTTTTTAACGGTCTCATTAACGTGGCGCAACACGCCATCAAAACTGACGGCCAGATGACCAATAATAATCTCTTGCTAGGAAAACTGGCTGAAGTCGATACCAAACCGCAATTAGAGATCTATGCGGATGACGTGAAGTGCAGCCATGGCGCAACGGTTGGCCGTATTGACGATGAGCAGATGTTTTATCTGCAATCGCGCGGTATCAGGCAGCAAGAGGCGCGTCACATGATCCTTTACGCATTTGCCGCTGAGTTAACGGAAGCCATTCATGATGCCGCGCTTAAACAACAGGTGCTGGCGAGAATCGGCCTGCGTCTTCCCGGAGGTTTAGCATGACATTTCCTGTTGAAAAGGTACGGGCCGATTTTCCCGTATTGCAGCGTGAAATTAACGGCCTGCCGCTGGCTTATCTGGACAGTGCGGCCAGCGCCCAGAAGCCCAATCAGGTGATTGACGCTGAATCTGCCTTCTATCGCCATGGCTATGCAGCGGTACACCGTGGTATCCATACATTAAGCGCGCAGGCGACCGAGCGCATGGAAAATGTGCGTAAGCAGGCGTCGCAGTTTATTAACGCCCGCTCCGCAGAAGAACTGGTTTTTGTACGCGGCACTACGGAGGGCATTAACCTTGTCGCCAACAGTTGGGGAACGGATAACGTACGGGCCGGGGATAACATTATTATCAGTGAGATGGAGCATCACGCCAATATCGTCCCGTGGCAGATGTTGTGTGAGCGTAAAGGCGCTGAACTGCGCGTGATCCCGCTGAACCCTGACGGTACGCTGCGCCTGGAGGTTCTGGCGACTCTGTTTGATGACCGAACGCGACTGCTGGCCATTACTCATGTTTCCAACGTGCTGGGGACGGAAAACCCGTTGACGGAGATAATAGCGCTGGCGCGCCAGCAGGGAGCGAAAGTGTTGGTGGATGGTGCCCAGGCCGTGATGCACCATGCCGTTGACGTCCAGGCGCTGGACTGCGATTTTTACGTTTTTTCCGGCCATAAACTCTATGGGCCGACCGGCATCGGCATTCTTTATGTGAAAGAGGCGTTGCTGCAAGAAATGCCGCCATGGGAAGGCGGCGGGTCTATGATAGCGACCGTCAGCCTGACGCAGGGAACCACATGGGCGAAAGCGCCCTGGCGCTTTGAAGCGGGAACGCCGAATACCGGCGGCATCATCGGTCTTGGCGCGGCAATTGACTATGTGATGTCGTTGGGGCTGGATAAAATTGGTGAGTATGAGCAAATGCTGATGCATTATGCGCTGGAGCAACTGGCGAGGGTGCCTGATCTCACACTCTACGGCCCGGCGCAGCGGCTGGGCGTCATCGCCTTTAATCTGGGTAAACACCATGCCTACGATGTCGGCAGTTTCCTCGATAATTACGGTATTGCGGTACGGACCGGCCATCACTGCGCGATGCCGCTGATGGCCTGGTATGGCGTGCCGGCAATGTGCCGGGCTTCGCTGGCGATGTATAACACCCATGAAGACGTGGATCGGCTGGTGGCGGGGCTAATGCGTATCCACCGTTTATTGGGATAACAGTGAGGTTTTATGGCTGTACTACCAGATAGAGAAAAACTGTTGCGTAACTTTACGCGTTGCGCTAACTGGGAAGAAAAATATTTATACATTATTGAGTTAGGGCAGCGTCTGGTAGAGCTACATCCGCAGGATCGTAATTCGCAGACGACGATCCAGGGCTGCCAGAGCCAGGTATGGATCGTGATGCGGCGAAATGCCGACGGTATTATCGAATTACAGGGCGACAGCGATGCGGCCATCGTCAAAGGTCTTATGGCGGTGGTATTTATTTTGTATCACCAAATGACGGCGCAAGATATTGTGAATTTCGATGTACGGCCATGGTTTGAAAAAATGGCGCTTGCGCAGCATCTCACGCCTTCGCGATCGCAGGGACTGGAGGCAATGATTCGCGCGATTCGCGCTAAGGCTGCAACTCTTAGCTAAACTATACAGACAGCGTTCTACCTGATGTCAAATCCTTTGCCGGACGGCGACTTCACTTTATCCAGAATGGATAAAGCGTGTATGTTGTTGTTCTGATAAGCGAAACGCTATCAGGCGTCGCAGGGGGCATCACCAGCAATACAGGAGGTTTGGTATGAAACGTGCGTCTTTCATTACTGTTACACTTATTGGCGCGTATAGCGCATTACAGGCAGCCTGGGCAGTAGATTATCCATTACCGCCCGTAGGTAGCCGTCTTATTGGTCAGAATCAAACCTATACCGTACAGGAAAGTGATAAAAACCTGCAGGCTATTGCCCGGCGTTTTGATACGGCGGCGATGCTCATTCTGGAAGCGAACAATACGATTGCGCCGGTGCCCAGGCCCGGTACGCTGATTACCATTCCTTCGCAGATGCTATTGCCGGATGCGCCAAGGGAGGGGGTTATCGTCAACCTCGCAGAATTACGGTTATACTACTATCCGCCCGGCGAAAATCGCGTCCAGGTATATCCCATTGGTATTGGTTTACAGGGGCTGGAAACGCCCGTTATGGATACCCGGATAGGGCAAAAGATCCCTAATCCGACATGGACGCCGACGGCGGGTATCCGCCAGCGTTCGCTTGAGCGGGGCATTACATTGCCGCCGGTGGTGCCTGCCGGACCAAATAACCCGCTGGGCCGCTATGCGTTGCGTCTGGCGCACGGTAACGGCGAGTATCTCATTCATGGCACCAGCGCCCCGGATAGCGTTGGCCTGCGCGTAAGCTCCGGCTGCATTCGTATGAACGCGCCAGATATCAAAGCGTTATTTGAGCAAGTCAAAACGGGGACGCCGGTCAAAGTGATTAACCAGCCGGTGAAATTCTCAGTCGAACCGAATGGTATCCGCTATGTTGAGGTGCACCGGCCATTATCGCCTGAGGAAGAGCAAAACGTACAGACGATGCCATACGTGCTGCCAGCGGAGTTTACGTCGTTCAGAAACGCGAAAGAGGTGGATAGCCGTCTGATCGATAAGGCGCTATACCGCCGGGCCGGATATCCCGTTAGCGTGAGCGCCGGGCAGACGCCAGTGGCTACTACGACGGCGGTTGAATCTGCACAGAACGGTTTTGTGGGGGAAGAGGGAGCCACGCGTGCGACGCAGTAGATTTCGCGACAAACGATGGAAAAAAATGGCGCACAATGTGCGCCATTTTTATTACGCAGGTACTATTACTTACGGTATTTAGTAGCCTGGTTGTCCAGACGCTGGTTAGCGCGAGCTGCGTCGTCTTTAGCAGCCTGAACGTCGGAACGCATTGCGTTCACGTCGTTGCTCAGCTGGTCAACTTTAGCGTTCAGAGTCTGAACGTCAGAAGACAGCTGATCGATTTTAGCGTTGCTGGAGCAACCAGCCAGCAGAGTAGAACCCAGGATTACCGCGCCCAGTACCAGTTTAGTACGATTCATTATTAATACCCTCTAGATTGAGTTAATCTCCATGTAGCGTTACAAGTATTACACAAACTTTTTTAGGTTGAGAATATTTTTTTGATGGGAATGCACTTATTTTTGATCGTTCGCTCAAAGAAGCATCGAAAAGCATAAAAGTCCCTAAAAAACCGAAAGAAAACA
The Salmonella bongori NCTC 12419 DNA segment above includes these coding regions:
- the sufA gene encoding Fe-S cluster assembly scaffold SufA, encoding MELHSGTFNPEDFAWRGLTLTPAAAAHIRELVAKQPGMLGVRLSVKQTGCAGFGYVLDAVSEPDKDDLVFEAEGARLFAPLQAMPFIDGTEVDYVQEGLNQLFKFHNPRAQNECGCGESFGV
- the sufB gene encoding Fe-S cluster assembly protein SufB produces the protein MSRNTEATEEVGIWTGGRLNYKEGFFTQLPTDELEKGISEEVVRAISAKRNEPEWMLEFRLNAYNAWLEMDEPHWLKAHYDKLNYQDYSYYSAPSCGSCDDSCVAQPGAVQQTGANAFLSKEVEEAFEQLGVPVREGKEVAVDAIFDSVSVATTYREKLAEQGIIFCSFGEAIQDHPDLVRKYLGTVVPANDNFFAALNAAVASDGTFIYVPKGVRCPMELSTYFRINAEKTGQFERTILVADEGSYVSYIEGCSAPVRDSYQLHAAVVEVIIHKDAEVKYSTVQNWFPGDNNTGGILNFVTKRALCEGENSKMSWTQSETGSAITWKYPSCILRGDNSIGEFYSVALTSGHQQADTGTKMIHIGKNTRSTIISKGISAGYSQNSYRGLVKIMPTATNARNFTQCDSMLIGADCGAHTFPYVECRNNSAQLEHEATTSRIGEDQLFYCLQRGISEEDAISMIVNGFCKDVFSELPLEFAVEAQKLLAISLEHSVG
- the sufC gene encoding Fe-S cluster assembly ATPase SufC, producing MLSIKDLQVSVEEKAILRGLNLEIRPGEVHAIMGPNGSGKSTLSATLAGREDYEVTGGSVTFKGKDLLELSPEERAGEGIFMAFQYPVEIPGVSNQFFLQTALNAVRAWRGQASLDRFDFQDLMEEKIALLNMPEDLLTRSVNVGFSGGEKKRNDILQMAVLEPELCILDESDSGLDIDALKIVAEGVNALRDDKRAFIIVTHYQRILDYIKPDYVHVLYQGRIVRSGDFTLVKQLEEQGYGWLTEQQ
- the sufD gene encoding Fe-S cluster assembly protein SufD, which codes for MAGLPNSNKALQQWQQLFEEQGESRTEQARQHLQQMLRLGLPTRKHEDWKYTPLDGLIQNQFIRQFTAISSAQRDALALQIDAVRLVFVDGQFMPELSDNTQSSGFKVSVKDERQMLAEPVQPEVFLHLTESLAQRVTYIQVARNQRPAKPLLLMHITQGVDGDELNTAHYRHHLELAEGAEATVIEHYVSFDEANHFTGARMTMQVAANAQLRHIKLVFENASSYHFAHNDLLLAADAQAFSHSFLLGATVLRHHTSSRLNGENATLRLNSLAMPIKNEVCDTRTWLEHNKGYCNSRQLHKTIVSDKGRAVFNGLINVAQHAIKTDGQMTNNNLLLGKLAEVDTKPQLEIYADDVKCSHGATVGRIDDEQMFYLQSRGIRQQEARHMILYAFAAELTEAIHDAALKQQVLARIGLRLPGGLA
- the sufS gene encoding cysteine desulfurase SufS yields the protein MTFPVEKVRADFPVLQREINGLPLAYLDSAASAQKPNQVIDAESAFYRHGYAAVHRGIHTLSAQATERMENVRKQASQFINARSAEELVFVRGTTEGINLVANSWGTDNVRAGDNIIISEMEHHANIVPWQMLCERKGAELRVIPLNPDGTLRLEVLATLFDDRTRLLAITHVSNVLGTENPLTEIIALARQQGAKVLVDGAQAVMHHAVDVQALDCDFYVFSGHKLYGPTGIGILYVKEALLQEMPPWEGGGSMIATVSLTQGTTWAKAPWRFEAGTPNTGGIIGLGAAIDYVMSLGLDKIGEYEQMLMHYALEQLARVPDLTLYGPAQRLGVIAFNLGKHHAYDVGSFLDNYGIAVRTGHHCAMPLMAWYGVPAMCRASLAMYNTHEDVDRLVAGLMRIHRLLG
- the sufE gene encoding cysteine desulfuration protein SufE; amino-acid sequence: MAVLPDREKLLRNFTRCANWEEKYLYIIELGQRLVELHPQDRNSQTTIQGCQSQVWIVMRRNADGIIELQGDSDAAIVKGLMAVVFILYHQMTAQDIVNFDVRPWFEKMALAQHLTPSRSQGLEAMIRAIRAKAATLS
- the ldtE gene encoding L,D-transpeptidase LdtE, with the protein product MKRASFITVTLIGAYSALQAAWAVDYPLPPVGSRLIGQNQTYTVQESDKNLQAIARRFDTAAMLILEANNTIAPVPRPGTLITIPSQMLLPDAPREGVIVNLAELRLYYYPPGENRVQVYPIGIGLQGLETPVMDTRIGQKIPNPTWTPTAGIRQRSLERGITLPPVVPAGPNNPLGRYALRLAHGNGEYLIHGTSAPDSVGLRVSSGCIRMNAPDIKALFEQVKTGTPVKVINQPVKFSVEPNGIRYVEVHRPLSPEEEQNVQTMPYVLPAEFTSFRNAKEVDSRLIDKALYRRAGYPVSVSAGQTPVATTTAVESAQNGFVGEEGATRATQ
- the lpp gene encoding murein lipoprotein Lpp — encoded protein: MNRTKLVLGAVILGSTLLAGCSSNAKIDQLSSDVQTLNAKVDQLSNDVNAMRSDVQAAKDDAARANQRLDNQATKYRK